The following proteins are encoded in a genomic region of Hippocampus zosterae strain Florida chromosome 2, ASM2543408v3, whole genome shotgun sequence:
- the fkbp1ab gene encoding LOW QUALITY PROTEIN: FKBP prolyl isomerase 1Ab (The sequence of the model RefSeq protein was modified relative to this genomic sequence to represent the inferred CDS: substituted 1 base at 1 genomic stop codon) — protein sequence MGVEIETIIPGDGRTFPKKGQTCVVHYVGLFPDGRKFDSSRDRSKPLRFKMGMQEVIRGXDEGVVQMSVGQRAKLTCSPDYAYGTKGHPGLIPPNATLIFDVELLGLE from the exons ATGGGAGTGGAAATAGAAACCATTATTCCCGGCGACG GAAGAACTTTCCCTAAAAAGGGGCAGACCTGCGTGGTGCATTATGTTG GCCTATTTCCAGACGGACGCAAATTTGACTCATCCCGTGACAGGTCCAAGCCCTTAAGGTTCAAAATGGGCATGCAGGAGGTCATCCGAGGCTGAGACGAGGGGGTGGTGCAG ATGAGTGTGGGCCAGCGAGCCAAGCTGACATGCTCACCTGACTATGCCTACGGAACCAAAGGCCACCCGGGCCTCATCCCTCCCAACGCCACCCTTATCTTTGATGTTGAGCTCCTTGGTCTAGAATGA
- the nsfl1c gene encoding NSFL1 cofactor p47, translating to MWLVSEPEAEAVPNEQTKMASQEDSVQEFMAVTDVDEERARFFLESAGWNLQLALGSFFEDGADDDIVALPHPEGGSSMSRSIAPRFSRRVTSFRDLMHEAEDDSDEEEGQRFFAGGSERSGQQIVGPPKKKSPNDVVEDLFKGAREHGAVPLERSGKGAGESSKAKAFDGGGYRLGAAPEEESTYVSAGRRDPSAQQDVHVVLKLWKTGFSLDDGELRNYNDPGNAHFLEAIRRGEIPLELRQRSRGGQVNLDMEDHRDEDFTKPKMAFRAFGGEGQKLGGAAPELVSAPAPSQKAQEANEAQASASVSLDTSQPITNIQIRLADGGRLIQKFNHTHRVSDLRQFVVAARPTMAARAFVLMTTFPNKELSDESQTLQQANLLNAVIVQRLQ from the exons ATGTGGCTTGTTTCTGAGCCGGAAGCGGAAGCAGTGCcgaacgaacaaacaaaaatggcgaGCCAAGAGGATTCTGTACAGGAGTTCATGGCTGTTACTGATGTCGACGAGGAGAGGGCCCGCTTCTTCTTAGAGTCTGCTGGTTGGAATTTGCAG CTTGCGCTTGGTAGTTTCTTTGAGGATGGAGCTGATGATGACATCGTGGCTCTGCCTCACCCTGAAGGAGGTTCCTCAATGTCCAGATCCATTGCACCAAGGTT TTCTCGGCGAGTGACGTCATTCAGGGACTTGATGCACGAAGCAGAGGACGACAGTGATGAGGaggaaggtcaaag GTTCTTTGCAGGCGGGTCAGAACGCAGTGGGCAGCAAATCGTAGGGCCTCCAAAAAAGAAGAGTCCCAACGATGTGGTGGAAGATCTGTTCAAAGGGGCCAGAGAACACGGCGCTGTGCCTCTGGAGCGCAGTGGGAAAGGGGCAGGAGAATCTAGCAAAGCAAAA GCCTTCGACGGAGGCGGTTACAGGTTAGGAGCAGCTCCTGAGGAGGAATCAACATACGTTTCTGCTGGGAGACGCGATCCCAGTGCCCAACAGGAT GTACACGTTGTGCTGAAATTATGGAAGACCGGTTTCAGTCTGGATGACGGCGAACTCCGAAACTACAATGACCCTGGAAATGCTCACTTCCTTGAAGCAATCCGCAGAGG GGAGATTCCATTAGAGCTAAGGCAGCGTTCACGTGGGGGCCAGGTCAATCTGGACATGGAGGACCACAGAGATGAGGACTTCACCAAACCCAAAATGGCCTTCAGAGCCTTTGGAGGAGAAGGACAAAAACTAGGAGG TGCCGCCCCAGAGTTGGTTtcagcccccgccccctctcagAAGGCCCAGGAGGCGAACGAAGCCCAGGCCAGTGCCTCCGTGAGCCTGGACACCTCCCAGCCCATCACCAACATTCAGATCCGACTGGCAGATggcggcaggctgattcaaaAATTCAACCATACCCACAG GGTGTCTGACCTGCGGCAGTTTGTGGTGGCGGCCCGGCCCACAATGGCCGCCAGAGCATTCGTCCTGATGACCACCTTCCCCAACAAGGAGCTGTCAGACGAGAGCCAGACACTTCAGCAGGCCAACCTCCTCAACGCCGTCATTGTGCAGCGGCTACAATGA